From Candidatus Limnocylindria bacterium, one genomic window encodes:
- a CDS encoding acyl-CoA dehydrogenase family protein, whose translation MDFDIPDELALLARTVRDFVETRLQPIEKQVEDSDEIPSEVVREMAALGFFGLPFPAECGGVGAGDLGYCLALEQFGRTSAAFSNLIGAHTSIGSMSIYLGGTDDQKRRYLPDLTAGRKLAAFSLTEPSSGSDAASIQTTARKDGSRWLLSGTKIWVTNGPIADVVVVYAANDRTKGARGGITAFIVEKGFKGFRVGKIDEKMGLRGSKTGELIFEDCEVPEENVLGGEVGAGFRTALGALDIGRVSLSAGAVGTSQHLLELAVAHAKRRKQFGQPIASNQAIQWMLADSAVEIHAARLMVYDAAAKLDRGIRVSREAAMVKVYASELANRVADRVLQIHGGMGYMKDSPVERAYRDARILRIYEGTSEVQRMIIAEDLLKA comes from the coding sequence ATGGATTTCGACATCCCGGACGAGCTCGCGCTCCTCGCCCGCACCGTGCGCGATTTCGTGGAGACGCGCCTCCAGCCGATCGAGAAGCAGGTCGAGGACAGCGACGAGATCCCCAGTGAGGTCGTGCGCGAGATGGCCGCGCTGGGCTTCTTCGGCCTCCCGTTCCCCGCGGAGTGCGGCGGTGTCGGCGCGGGCGATCTCGGCTACTGCCTCGCGCTCGAGCAGTTCGGCCGCACGTCGGCGGCGTTCTCGAACCTCATCGGAGCGCACACGTCGATCGGCAGCATGTCGATATACCTCGGCGGCACCGACGACCAGAAGCGCCGCTACCTGCCGGACCTGACGGCCGGACGTAAGCTCGCGGCGTTCTCGCTGACCGAGCCGTCGAGCGGATCCGACGCCGCATCGATCCAGACGACCGCGCGGAAGGATGGCAGCAGATGGCTGCTTAGTGGCACGAAGATCTGGGTCACCAACGGCCCCATCGCCGACGTCGTTGTCGTCTACGCGGCCAACGACCGGACCAAAGGCGCGCGCGGCGGCATCACCGCCTTCATCGTCGAGAAGGGATTCAAGGGCTTCCGCGTCGGCAAGATCGACGAGAAGATGGGCCTCCGCGGCTCGAAGACGGGCGAGCTGATCTTCGAGGACTGCGAGGTGCCGGAGGAGAACGTCCTCGGCGGCGAGGTCGGCGCGGGATTCCGCACCGCACTCGGCGCGCTCGACATCGGGCGCGTGTCGCTCTCGGCGGGGGCGGTGGGGACCAGCCAGCACCTCCTGGAGCTCGCCGTCGCGCATGCGAAGCGGCGCAAGCAGTTCGGGCAGCCGATCGCTTCGAATCAGGCGATCCAGTGGATGCTCGCGGACAGCGCGGTCGAGATCCACGCGGCGCGGCTCATGGTCTACGACGCCGCCGCGAAGCTCGACCGCGGGATTCGCGTGTCTCGGGAAGCGGCGATGGTGAAGGTCTACGCGTCCGAGCTCGCGAACCGCGTCGCGGACCGCGTGTTGCAGATCCATGGCGGCATGGGCTACATGAAGGACTCGCCGGTCGAGCGCGCGTATCGTGACGCACGGATCCTCCGCATCTACGAAGGGACCAGCGAGGTCCAGCGGATGATCATCGCGGAGGACCTGCTCAAGGCGTAG
- a CDS encoding ubiquinone/menaquinone biosynthesis methyltransferase — protein MKHTVARSEDHDRHIAEMFDRVAPRYDVLNRILSGGRDVGWRRRAAAVASMGPREIALDVGVGTGDLAFGLLDASDPSVRVVGVDLSPSMIDAVRRRAAARLDPRLAPLLASAAALPFADASFDRVVAGFTVRNFGDLSLGLREMRRVLRTGGRAAILEFSTPPSSLIGIPYRLYLHQLVPRIAALLGGDAAAYRYLPRSVATFPDADGLAERMREAGFARVRYERLTFGVAAIHVGEA, from the coding sequence GTGAAACACACAGTGGCGCGCTCGGAGGACCACGACCGGCATATCGCGGAGATGTTCGACCGCGTCGCACCACGCTACGACGTGCTCAATCGCATCCTCTCCGGCGGGCGTGATGTGGGCTGGCGTCGCCGGGCGGCCGCGGTCGCGAGCATGGGTCCGCGCGAGATCGCGCTCGACGTCGGTGTCGGTACGGGTGATCTCGCCTTCGGTCTGCTCGACGCGTCCGATCCGTCCGTACGCGTCGTCGGCGTCGACCTGTCTCCGTCGATGATCGACGCCGTGCGCCGCCGCGCCGCCGCGCGCCTGGATCCGCGGTTGGCGCCGCTGCTCGCGTCCGCGGCGGCATTGCCATTCGCCGACGCATCGTTCGACCGAGTGGTGGCCGGATTCACGGTGCGCAACTTCGGTGACCTTTCGCTCGGCCTGCGCGAGATGCGCCGCGTGCTCCGCACCGGCGGACGCGCGGCCATTCTCGAGTTCTCGACGCCGCCGAGCTCGCTCATCGGGATCCCCTACCGCCTCTACCTCCATCAGCTCGTGCCACGCATCGCTGCGCTGCTCGGCGGAGACGCCGCGGCGTATCGCTACCTGCCGCGCTCGGTGGCCACGTTCCCGGACGCGGACGGCCTCGCCGAGCGCATGCGCGAGGCCGGATTCGCGCGCGTACGCTACGAGCGGCTGACCTTTGGCGTCGCGGCGATCCATGTCGGGGAGGCCTGA
- a CDS encoding PIG-L family deacetylase, which yields MYAHPDDESFGIAGTAMKLAAAGHTTALLTLTRGDVGMWFGKERGSWTPAELAAERSKEWREAVKIIGFRHARLLEWPDGGLATSPAERVTADVVQFVREIRPDVICTFGPEGAGSEHDDHRAASFYAVRGFHRAALADQYPDRGAPHAARRLFFGASPLMPDLPFVAMTPTHTVEIREYQDRKAQAFECHKTQFKDRDRFYQMLERRGGKEFFHLAIDRAASAPDPGDLLA from the coding sequence GTGTACGCGCATCCCGACGACGAATCGTTCGGCATCGCCGGCACCGCGATGAAGCTCGCGGCCGCCGGACACACGACAGCGCTCCTCACGCTCACGCGCGGCGACGTCGGCATGTGGTTCGGCAAGGAGCGTGGATCGTGGACGCCCGCCGAGCTCGCCGCGGAGCGGAGCAAGGAATGGCGCGAGGCGGTGAAGATCATCGGCTTCAGGCACGCGCGTCTCCTCGAGTGGCCTGACGGCGGGCTCGCGACCTCACCGGCCGAGCGCGTGACCGCCGACGTGGTGCAGTTCGTCCGCGAGATCAGACCCGACGTGATCTGTACGTTCGGTCCCGAGGGCGCCGGCAGCGAGCACGACGACCACCGGGCCGCCTCCTTCTACGCGGTGCGCGGCTTCCATCGTGCGGCGCTGGCCGACCAGTACCCCGATCGCGGCGCGCCCCACGCCGCGCGCCGCCTGTTCTTCGGCGCGTCGCCGCTGATGCCCGATCTCCCGTTCGTTGCGATGACGCCGACACACACCGTCGAGATTCGCGAGTACCAGGACCGGAAGGCGCAGGCCTTCGAGTGCCACAAGACGCAGTTCAAGGACCGCGACCGGTTCTATCAGATGCTCGAGCGGCGCGGCGGCAAGGAGTTCTTCCACCTCGCGATCGATCGCGCCGCGAGTGCGCCCGACCCCGGCGACCTTCTGGCCTGA
- a CDS encoding ABC transporter permease, translated as MSAILTLAHRDLIKLLRDRARIVSDFAFPLIFIGILGTSLQAGFGGATSFNLLHFVFTGVLAQTIWQSTALGVISLLMDREQDFSQEIFVSPISRYSIIFGKILGESLVAFPQFIAILLFGLILGVPFTLEKIVAMIPAALIIAVYGGAFGVLVLSRLDNQRQANQIFPFVMLPQFFLAGIFNPIQNLPPFLDILTKIAPMRYAVDLMRDIYYGGGSGVPIFDLPTNLLVIGVEFALFMVIGTAGFVRAERNR; from the coding sequence ATGTCCGCCATCCTGACCCTGGCGCACCGCGACCTCATCAAGCTGCTCCGCGACCGCGCGCGCATCGTTTCGGACTTCGCGTTCCCGCTGATCTTCATCGGGATCCTCGGGACCAGCCTTCAGGCCGGTTTCGGCGGGGCCACGAGCTTCAACCTTCTGCACTTCGTGTTCACCGGCGTGCTTGCCCAGACCATCTGGCAATCCACCGCACTCGGTGTCATCTCGCTCCTGATGGACCGCGAGCAGGACTTCAGTCAGGAGATCTTCGTGTCGCCGATCTCGCGCTACTCGATCATCTTTGGCAAGATCCTTGGCGAGTCGCTTGTCGCCTTCCCGCAGTTCATCGCCATCCTTCTCTTCGGCCTGATCCTCGGGGTGCCGTTCACGCTCGAAAAGATCGTCGCCATGATCCCGGCCGCGTTGATCATCGCGGTCTACGGCGGCGCGTTCGGGGTCCTCGTGCTGTCGCGCCTCGACAACCAGCGGCAGGCGAATCAGATCTTCCCGTTCGTCATGCTGCCGCAGTTCTTCCTGGCCGGGATCTTCAACCCGATCCAGAACCTGCCGCCCTTCCTGGACATCCTCACGAAGATCGCACCGATGCGCTACGCGGTCGACCTGATGCGCGACATCTACTACGGCGGCGGCTCGGGCGTGCCGATCTTCGATCTCCCGACCAACCTTCTGGTCATCGGCGTCGAGTTCGCCCTCTTCATGGTCATCGGTACCGCGGGGTTCGTCCGCGCGGAGCGGAACCGCTAG
- a CDS encoding ABC transporter ATP-binding protein, with protein MIHLDGLTKRYKKADRNAVDGISFDVRAGEFFALLGPNGAGKTTTISILTTTLSPTGGTATIDGRDIVREASAVRRIVGIIFQKPSLDMNLTAEENVRFHAILYGLYPYAPSYGLMPAAYREQVQSLASLLGIAAEIQRPVRTFSGGMRRKLEIVRSLMHRPKVLFLDEPTAGLDVPSRRTLWEYLTTIRRESGTTVFLTTHYLEEAEEADTICIIDKGKVVSFGTPESIKSDLVQEYVLIDADDRTRLRQELGRLELRSDGDGPFRVHVDSRQTHAALKAIDTPLTLVRTHMPTLEDAYLEIVGKVSE; from the coding sequence TCGTTCGACGTGCGCGCCGGAGAGTTCTTCGCTCTCCTCGGCCCGAACGGCGCGGGCAAGACGACGACGATCTCGATCCTCACGACGACGCTCTCGCCGACCGGCGGGACCGCGACGATCGACGGGCGCGACATCGTCCGGGAGGCGAGCGCGGTGCGGCGGATCGTCGGGATCATCTTCCAGAAGCCGAGCCTCGACATGAACCTCACGGCCGAGGAGAACGTCCGCTTCCACGCGATCCTCTACGGGCTCTACCCGTATGCGCCGAGCTACGGCCTCATGCCGGCCGCGTACCGCGAGCAGGTGCAGAGCCTCGCGTCACTCCTCGGCATCGCCGCTGAGATCCAGAGACCGGTGCGCACGTTCTCCGGCGGTATGCGCCGCAAGCTCGAGATCGTGCGCAGCCTCATGCATCGTCCGAAGGTCCTCTTCCTCGACGAGCCAACGGCGGGCCTCGACGTTCCGAGCCGCCGGACACTTTGGGAGTACCTCACAACGATCCGTCGCGAGAGCGGCACGACCGTCTTCCTCACCACGCACTACCTCGAGGAGGCCGAAGAGGCCGACACGATCTGCATCATCGACAAAGGGAAGGTCGTCTCGTTCGGCACACCGGAGAGCATCAAGTCCGATCTCGTGCAGGAGTACGTGCTCATCGATGCCGACGACCGCACGCGGCTGCGCCAGGAGCTCGGGCGGCTCGAGCTCCGCAGCGACGGCGATGGGCCGTTCCGCGTCCACGTCGATTCGCGTCAAACGCATGCCGCGCTGAAGGCGATCGACACTCCGCTCACGCTCGTGCGTACCCACATGCCGACCCTGGAAGACGCGTATCTCGAGATCGTGGGCAAAGTCAGTGAGTGA